The Mucilaginibacter yixingensis genome window below encodes:
- a CDS encoding class I SAM-dependent methyltransferase, which translates to MASDYSNAAWFYDNLSRVVFGQALVRAQTRFLSAIPAGANVLIAGGGTGKLLESIAAVHPQRLKITYAEISSKMIARARQRNAGQNEVTFVNDAVEHVAGQEVFDVVITPFLLDSLNPVIFPQVFNHMHQLLKPGGIWLNTDFQLTGKWWQKPLLKSMYFFFRLMGCTDTISLPQIANQFRQLDYDVVKEKGFYGDFILASVYEKQKIVI; encoded by the coding sequence GTGGCCTCTGATTACAGTAACGCGGCCTGGTTTTATGACAACCTTTCGCGCGTTGTGTTCGGTCAGGCGCTGGTGCGGGCGCAAACCCGGTTTTTATCTGCTATACCGGCTGGCGCAAATGTGCTCATAGCCGGCGGAGGCACAGGTAAACTGCTTGAAAGTATTGCCGCCGTTCATCCACAGAGATTGAAGATTACTTATGCCGAGATCTCCTCTAAAATGATAGCTCGCGCCCGTCAAAGAAATGCCGGCCAGAATGAGGTGACGTTTGTAAATGATGCCGTAGAACATGTGGCAGGGCAGGAGGTATTTGATGTGGTGATAACGCCTTTTCTGCTTGATAGCCTGAATCCCGTGATTTTCCCGCAAGTGTTTAATCACATGCATCAGTTGCTTAAGCCAGGTGGTATCTGGCTCAATACAGATTTTCAACTTACCGGCAAATGGTGGCAAAAGCCGCTGCTAAAATCTATGTATTTCTTTTTCAGGTTGATGGGATGTACCGATACGATATCGTTGCCACAAATTGCCAATCAGTTTCGTCAACTGGACTACGATGTGGTGAAGGAAAAAGGTTTTTATGGCGATTTTATCCTGGCTTCGGTTTATGAGAAGCAAAAGATTGTTATTTAA
- a CDS encoding cupin-like domain-containing protein — protein MGFKLTPVDQVDYINAEDFNEKYLKPRRPLVIRGLTENWAAREKWTTDYLKQTIGDKVVPLYDNSKADPSKPINTRAAEMPFCDYIDLISSQPTELRIFFFNVFKQAPQLLDDIVIPKDLMGGFIESMPAMFFGGSNSVTFLHYDIDLPHIFHTHFGGRKHVILFENKWKQRLYCLPNATYALEDYDVLNPDIERFPALDGIEGQEVILEHGDTLFMPTGYWHWMKYLDGSFSLSLRAWDASFSRKAASVYNLAVKGGLDSMLKMALKGRYAGYREKVAVKRANKALVAGKPY, from the coding sequence ATGGGCTTTAAGCTAACCCCGGTAGACCAGGTTGATTATATCAACGCTGAAGATTTCAACGAAAAATACTTAAAGCCCCGTCGCCCGCTGGTGATTCGCGGACTGACAGAAAACTGGGCCGCACGCGAAAAGTGGACCACAGACTACCTAAAACAAACTATTGGCGACAAAGTGGTGCCGCTGTATGATAATTCTAAGGCCGATCCATCAAAACCCATTAACACCCGCGCGGCCGAGATGCCTTTTTGCGATTACATTGACCTGATTTCATCGCAGCCTACAGAGCTACGCATCTTTTTCTTCAACGTTTTCAAACAGGCGCCGCAATTGCTTGATGATATTGTGATCCCCAAAGATTTGATGGGTGGCTTTATTGAAAGCATGCCGGCCATGTTCTTTGGCGGCTCAAACTCAGTTACTTTTCTGCATTACGATATTGATCTGCCACACATTTTTCATACCCATTTTGGCGGGCGCAAGCACGTTATTTTGTTTGAGAACAAGTGGAAACAACGCCTCTACTGCCTACCCAACGCTACCTACGCGCTGGAAGATTATGACGTGCTCAACCCAGACATTGAACGCTTCCCCGCACTTGACGGCATTGAAGGACAGGAAGTGATACTGGAACATGGCGACACCCTGTTTATGCCTACCGGCTACTGGCACTGGATGAAATACCTGGACGGCTCGTTCTCACTCAGTCTGCGTGCCTGGGATGCTTCATTTAGCCGCAAGGCCGCCAGCGTGTATAACTTAGCCGTAAAGGGCGGTTTAGACAGCATGCTAAAGATGGCGCTCAAAGGCCGCTATGCCGGGTATAGGGAAAAGGTGGCGGTTAAACGGGCTAATAAGGCACTGGTAGCGGGAAAGCCTTATTAA
- a CDS encoding cupin-like domain-containing protein, with protein sequence MGLILSAIDRVDHITKEDFVNNYLIPRKPLVIRKASETWPALQKWTFEYLKEVVGDRTVPLYDSSKADPSKPINASAAEMKFADYIDLIQKEPTDLRIFLFDPIKQAPGLLNDYRSPTDLMGGFLDKYPNMFFGGAGSVTFLHYDIDLAHIFHTHFNGRKHVILFDYKWRERLYCIPFATYALEDYNIESPDFDKFPALDGVEGQEAILEHGDTLFMPTGFWHWMKYLDGSFSISLRAWDKSWAIKAQSLFNLTVQRKFDDLMKKRYNGRYMSWKEGLAVKRANEALAAGEPRGNRRPGS encoded by the coding sequence ATGGGTTTAATTTTGTCGGCCATAGATCGCGTCGATCATATTACTAAAGAAGACTTCGTTAACAACTACCTCATCCCACGTAAACCGCTGGTGATCCGTAAAGCAAGCGAAACTTGGCCGGCTTTACAGAAATGGACCTTTGAATATTTGAAAGAAGTAGTAGGTGACCGAACGGTGCCGCTGTACGATAGTTCAAAGGCCGACCCTTCTAAACCCATCAATGCATCGGCAGCTGAAATGAAGTTTGCCGACTACATTGATCTCATTCAAAAAGAACCTACAGACCTGCGCATTTTTCTGTTTGACCCGATTAAACAGGCGCCTGGGTTGTTGAATGATTACCGCTCCCCTACAGACCTGATGGGTGGCTTTTTGGATAAATACCCTAATATGTTTTTCGGCGGTGCGGGTTCGGTAACCTTCCTGCATTACGATATTGACCTGGCGCACATTTTCCATACCCATTTTAATGGCCGTAAACATGTTATCTTGTTTGATTACAAGTGGCGCGAGCGTTTGTACTGCATCCCTTTTGCTACTTACGCTTTAGAGGATTACAACATTGAGAGCCCTGACTTTGATAAGTTCCCTGCGCTGGATGGCGTAGAGGGCCAGGAAGCTATTCTAGAGCACGGTGATACCCTGTTTATGCCTACCGGTTTCTGGCATTGGATGAAGTATCTGGATGGCTCGTTCTCCATCTCGCTGCGTGCCTGGGATAAATCATGGGCCATTAAAGCGCAGAGCCTTTTTAACCTCACCGTGCAGCGTAAGTTTGATGATTTGATGAAAAAACGCTACAACGGACGCTACATGAGCTGGAAGGAAGGGCTGGCTGTTAAACGCGCCAACGAGGCTTTAGCTGCCGGCGAGCCGCGTGGCAATCGCAGGCCCGGCTCTTAA
- a CDS encoding threonine synthase — protein sequence MCNSSLFAEYRFAENTLTKDDLLNRPTNMWRYREFLPVIDPANIVTLGEGFTPILPLQNLRSQTGDIEVMWKDEAGNPTGSFKARGIGMAVSKAKELGINTIVTPTAGNAGGALAAYAARAGIRAIVYLPVQTPQLFKDECRLYGAEVIEVDGSISDCGRLANEEALKNGWFQVSTLKEPYRLEGKKTMGYEIAEQFDWQLPDVILYPTGGGTGLIGIWKAFDELERLGWIGPKRPQMVAVQSQSCAGIVEAFQDKKVVSAFMDGGFTIANGLRVPKPYADRLILRVLYQSRGTALSVSDTDMADALKEIARHEGMLIAPEGAALWHAFKQLKATGWLRSGQKVLLLNTGSGYKYLENIT from the coding sequence ATTTGCAACTCATCACTTTTTGCCGAATACCGGTTTGCAGAAAACACACTTACCAAAGATGATCTGCTAAACCGTCCCACCAACATGTGGCGCTACCGCGAGTTTTTGCCGGTAATTGATCCGGCAAATATTGTTACGCTGGGCGAGGGCTTTACGCCTATCCTGCCACTGCAAAACCTGCGCAGCCAAACCGGCGATATAGAAGTGATGTGGAAAGACGAAGCCGGCAATCCAACGGGCTCGTTCAAGGCCCGGGGTATTGGCATGGCGGTATCTAAAGCTAAAGAACTGGGTATTAATACCATTGTGACCCCAACTGCAGGCAACGCCGGCGGCGCTTTAGCCGCCTACGCCGCGCGGGCAGGTATACGGGCCATCGTTTACCTGCCGGTACAAACACCACAGCTTTTTAAAGATGAATGCCGCCTTTATGGTGCTGAAGTAATTGAGGTTGATGGATCAATCAGCGATTGCGGCAGGCTGGCTAATGAAGAGGCGCTGAAGAACGGCTGGTTTCAGGTATCGACCCTGAAAGAACCTTACCGACTGGAAGGCAAAAAAACCATGGGCTATGAAATTGCCGAGCAATTTGACTGGCAACTGCCAGACGTAATTCTGTACCCCACCGGCGGTGGCACCGGCCTGATAGGCATCTGGAAAGCGTTTGATGAGCTGGAGCGCCTGGGCTGGATCGGTCCGAAACGGCCACAGATGGTGGCCGTGCAATCGCAAAGCTGCGCAGGTATTGTGGAGGCTTTTCAGGACAAGAAAGTGGTATCTGCATTTATGGATGGTGGCTTTACTATTGCCAACGGCCTGCGTGTACCCAAACCTTATGCAGATAGATTGATACTACGGGTGCTTTACCAAAGCCGCGGCACCGCCCTCAGCGTAAGTGATACCGATATGGCCGACGCATTAAAAGAAATTGCACGCCATGAAGGTATGCTGATTGCCCCCGAAGGCGCAGCACTATGGCACGCCTTTAAGCAATTAAAGGCAACGGGATGGCTGCGCAGCGGACAAAAAGTGCTGCTGTTAAACACGGGCAGCGGCTATAAGTACCTGGAAAATATCACCTGA
- the hemW gene encoding radical SAM family heme chaperone HemW translates to MAGIYLHIPFCKQACHYCDFHFSTSLKYRDEMVQSLAKEIALQKNYLNGETIETIYFGGGTPSLLTAGEVNMLIDTVGKHHFIADGAEITLEANPDDLGAAQITALRQTSVNRFSIGIQSFFDEDLLWMNRAHKANEAETSVKRAQDAGFENITADLIYGYPLLTDAKWKQNIERMFALEIPHISAYALTVEPRTALASFIKKKQQPPVNDQQSAEQFLLLMNAMQQQRFEHYEISNYCMPGHYSRHNSNYWKGVKYLGIGPSAHSFNGETRQWNAANNALYLRELEKGSIPSETEFLTEENRLNEYIMTSLRTMWGLDLQHLEGIAAGTAAVVQKGATEFLEKEWLTGKDGKLYLTQTGKLYADHIAAELFF, encoded by the coding sequence ATGGCTGGCATTTATCTACATATTCCTTTCTGCAAACAAGCATGTCATTACTGCGATTTCCATTTCAGCACCTCGCTCAAGTATCGGGATGAAATGGTACAGTCGCTGGCCAAAGAGATCGCCCTGCAAAAAAACTACCTGAATGGTGAGACTATTGAGACCATCTACTTTGGCGGCGGCACCCCTTCCCTGCTCACCGCAGGCGAGGTAAATATGCTGATAGACACAGTTGGCAAACATCATTTTATTGCTGATGGCGCCGAGATCACGTTAGAAGCTAACCCTGACGATCTGGGTGCAGCACAGATTACTGCGTTGCGCCAAACGTCCGTCAACCGGTTTAGTATCGGCATACAGTCTTTTTTTGACGAAGATCTGCTGTGGATGAACCGCGCACATAAAGCTAACGAGGCAGAAACCTCCGTAAAACGTGCGCAGGATGCCGGGTTTGAAAACATCACTGCCGATTTGATCTATGGCTATCCCCTGCTAACCGACGCCAAATGGAAGCAGAATATTGAACGCATGTTTGCGCTGGAAATTCCGCATATCTCGGCCTATGCCTTAACCGTTGAGCCCCGCACCGCCCTGGCCAGTTTTATCAAAAAGAAACAACAGCCCCCGGTGAACGACCAGCAAAGCGCCGAGCAATTTTTGCTACTGATGAACGCCATGCAACAACAGCGTTTTGAGCACTATGAGATCTCTAACTATTGCATGCCAGGCCACTACTCTCGCCATAACTCCAACTATTGGAAGGGCGTAAAATACCTGGGTATCGGACCATCGGCACATAGCTTCAACGGTGAAACCCGCCAATGGAATGCCGCTAATAATGCCCTTTACCTGCGCGAATTGGAGAAAGGGTCCATCCCCTCTGAAACCGAGTTTTTAACCGAAGAAAACCGACTTAACGAGTACATCATGACCTCGTTGCGCACCATGTGGGGGCTGGATCTGCAACATCTGGAAGGCATCGCCGCAGGCACTGCCGCTGTTGTGCAAAAAGGAGCAACCGAGTTTTTAGAAAAAGAATGGCTGACCGGGAAAGATGGCAAACTCTACCTCACCCAAACAGGCAAGCTTTATGCAGATCATATAGCGGCAGAATTGTTTTTTTAA
- a CDS encoding DoxX family protein → MKKVNTFYWIFTGLLSLGMLLSAVSGFVPNPKSIAMMQHIGFGPHVLPLLSFLKVLGVIALLIQRFPLLKEWAYAGFTFDLLGAIYSFIMVGDPASNWAPILLGFVLVFGSYIFWHKKLALMQQPQTI, encoded by the coding sequence ATGAAAAAAGTTAACACCTTTTACTGGATCTTTACCGGCTTGCTAAGCCTGGGCATGCTACTTTCGGCAGTTAGCGGCTTTGTACCTAACCCAAAAAGTATTGCCATGATGCAGCACATCGGTTTTGGACCGCATGTTTTACCACTGCTCAGCTTTTTAAAAGTACTGGGTGTAATTGCTCTATTGATTCAACGCTTCCCGCTATTAAAAGAATGGGCTTACGCCGGTTTTACGTTCGATCTGTTAGGCGCGATTTACTCTTTTATTATGGTCGGCGATCCGGCGAGCAACTGGGCACCTATCCTGCTGGGTTTTGTGCTGGTGTTTGGCTCGTACATCTTCTGGCATAAAAAATTAGCGCTGATGCAACAGCCGCAAACTATATAA
- the surE gene encoding 5'/3'-nucleotidase SurE, producing the protein MTKTNQPTILVINDDGITAPGIKALMETMKEIGRVVVVAPDSPQSGMGHAITIGKPLRLDKVDLYEGMEMYRCSGTPVDCVKLAVNVVLKGQKPDLCVSGINHGLNNSINVLYSGTMSAAVEGAIEGIPSIGFSLDDYTLQADFSHCLKFVKSIALEVLANNLPPATLLNVNFPNIKHIKGIKVCRQAAAKWAEEFDERMDPHKRPYYWLTGVFQMNDQGEDTDVHALEHGYASVVPVQFDMTAHHAIPLLNGWKWSEPGF; encoded by the coding sequence ATGACCAAAACAAACCAACCCACCATACTTGTTATAAATGATGATGGCATCACCGCGCCTGGTATAAAGGCGCTGATGGAAACAATGAAGGAGATAGGCCGCGTTGTGGTAGTAGCGCCAGACAGCCCTCAATCGGGTATGGGGCATGCTATCACTATTGGTAAGCCGCTCCGTTTGGATAAGGTTGATCTGTATGAAGGTATGGAGATGTACCGCTGCTCTGGCACCCCGGTAGATTGCGTGAAGCTGGCCGTTAATGTGGTGCTGAAAGGCCAGAAGCCCGATCTGTGCGTATCGGGCATTAACCACGGACTGAATAACTCTATCAACGTGCTGTACTCAGGCACCATGTCGGCTGCGGTTGAGGGGGCTATTGAGGGCATTCCGTCTATCGGCTTCTCACTGGATGATTATACCCTGCAGGCCGATTTTAGTCACTGCCTCAAATTTGTAAAATCAATAGCGTTGGAGGTGCTGGCTAACAATTTGCCTCCGGCTACGCTGCTTAACGTTAACTTTCCTAATATTAAACATATCAAAGGCATTAAAGTATGCCGGCAGGCGGCTGCCAAGTGGGCCGAAGAGTTTGACGAGCGTATGGACCCGCACAAGCGTCCGTACTACTGGCTCACCGGTGTTTTCCAGATGAATGACCAGGGCGAGGACACCGATGTGCATGCGCTGGAGCATGGCTATGCGTCAGTGGTCCCAGTTCAGTTTGATATGACGGCCCACCACGCTATTCCGTTGTTGAATGGATGGAAATGGTCTGAACCAGGATTTTAA
- a CDS encoding O-methyltransferase — protein sequence MFNIRFGIDYLLHRLTAKTRHGTHSPFVYKLVDEVIYDFSSKNVYNSIEEARKRLLHDKHRITVTDLGAGSHIDNKSVRSVADIAKNAVKSPRQAQLLFRLAAYHQPENIIELGTSLGVTTLYLQAAAPRANVYTLEGCTEVAVLASELFNHQKADSIKQVPGNFDDTLQPLINSLPKVDFVYVDGNHFYEATMRYFNCCLPKVHENTVLVFDDIYWSEGMKQAWTEIKAHPQVTATVDLFWTGLVYFRKGQAKEDFKIRF from the coding sequence ATGTTCAACATCAGGTTTGGTATAGACTACCTGCTGCATCGCCTAACAGCAAAAACACGCCACGGTACGCACTCTCCCTTTGTTTACAAATTAGTAGATGAGGTAATTTACGATTTTTCGTCCAAAAACGTATACAATTCCATAGAAGAAGCCAGAAAAAGACTGCTGCATGACAAGCATCGCATCACTGTAACAGACCTGGGCGCAGGCTCTCATATTGATAATAAAAGTGTGCGATCTGTTGCAGACATTGCTAAAAATGCAGTAAAATCACCCCGGCAGGCTCAACTGCTTTTTCGCCTGGCTGCCTATCATCAACCTGAAAACATAATTGAACTGGGTACCAGTCTGGGCGTTACCACGTTGTATTTGCAGGCTGCAGCCCCCAGGGCAAATGTTTATACCTTAGAAGGATGTACGGAAGTTGCGGTGTTAGCCAGTGAGCTCTTTAACCATCAAAAGGCTGATAGCATTAAACAAGTACCCGGCAATTTTGACGATACGTTGCAACCACTCATTAACAGCCTGCCAAAAGTTGACTTTGTGTATGTAGATGGCAATCATTTTTATGAAGCTACCATGCGCTATTTTAACTGTTGCCTGCCCAAAGTTCATGAAAACACCGTACTGGTTTTTGATGATATTTACTGGAGTGAAGGCATGAAACAGGCCTGGACCGAAATTAAGGCCCACCCACAGGTTACCGCCACGGTAGATTTGTTCTGGACCGGCCTGGTATACTTTCGCAAAGGCCAGGCGAAGGAGGATTTTAAGATCAGGTTTTGA
- a CDS encoding transglutaminase-like domain-containing protein: protein MINVAEIASLIRLLDDQDAEVFAHVHDKLKSYGSEVIEYLESAWEQAFDPVLQDRLANLVHEIQFDQVKIELQLWYQGGAFDLLQGVLTINKYQYPDLDEQKVINQIEAIKRDIWMQMIYEASPAEQVKLINHIFYNIYGFSGNTTHHQDPQNSYLSQVLESKKGNQISLAIIYSIIAQKLDIPIYGVNLPQHFILAYMDQNGESEFEGGVMFYINAFNRGFIFGRRDVDMFLKQLGVKADKQFYEPCSNVDIVRRVLRNLISAYEQLGSTEKARELNELLSIVSE, encoded by the coding sequence ATGATAAACGTTGCAGAAATAGCATCTCTCATCCGCCTACTAGACGATCAGGACGCGGAAGTGTTTGCACATGTGCATGATAAGTTAAAATCGTACGGCAGCGAGGTAATTGAATATCTGGAGAGCGCCTGGGAGCAGGCTTTTGACCCGGTATTGCAAGACAGGCTGGCAAATCTGGTACACGAAATACAGTTTGATCAGGTAAAAATAGAGTTGCAGCTGTGGTATCAGGGCGGAGCGTTTGATCTGTTACAGGGCGTGCTTACCATCAATAAATACCAATACCCTGACCTGGACGAGCAGAAAGTAATTAACCAGATAGAAGCTATTAAACGCGATATCTGGATGCAGATGATCTATGAAGCCAGTCCGGCTGAGCAGGTGAAACTCATCAATCACATTTTTTATAATATCTACGGTTTTAGCGGCAATACCACTCATCATCAAGATCCGCAGAATAGTTACCTGAGCCAGGTGTTGGAGAGCAAGAAGGGGAACCAGATCTCGCTGGCCATTATCTATTCCATCATTGCACAAAAGCTGGATATTCCTATCTATGGCGTAAACCTGCCGCAGCACTTTATCCTGGCCTATATGGATCAGAATGGTGAGAGCGAATTTGAAGGCGGCGTGATGTTCTACATCAATGCGTTTAACCGCGGTTTTATCTTTGGCAGGAGGGATGTAGATATGTTTCTGAAGCAACTGGGCGTAAAGGCCGACAAACAGTTTTATGAGCCCTGCAGCAACGTAGATATTGTTCGGCGTGTGCTGCGCAATTTGATTAGTGCATATGAGCAATTAGGCTCTACAGAGAAAGCACGGGAGTTGAATGAGTTGCTGTCGATAGTGAGTGAGTAG
- a CDS encoding YitT family protein yields MKSKETTQEIIFIIIGIFSAGMGLKGFLLSSHFIDGGVTGISMLLADITPVPISIFIFAINLPFLWLGYRKLGKTFAIKSTLAIGGLSLCLALVHFPDVTHDKLLTAVFGGIFLGTGIGLAIRGGAVLDGTEIAALLVSKRSQLLKVSDVILSLNVVIFGVAAFVLGIEQALYSILTYLSASKMIDYILNGIEQYTGLTIVSIHSEVIRQTITETLGRGVTIYEGKNGYGKDGAINDPRDIIFTVATRLEIPSIKKEVLAIDPKAFIVQQSIDDTTGGLLKRKGLH; encoded by the coding sequence ATGAAGTCTAAAGAAACTACCCAGGAAATTATATTTATCATCATTGGCATTTTCTCTGCCGGGATGGGTTTGAAAGGATTTTTGTTATCCAGCCATTTTATTGATGGCGGCGTAACAGGTATTTCCATGCTACTGGCAGATATTACGCCGGTACCCATCTCTATCTTCATCTTCGCTATCAACCTGCCTTTTTTATGGTTAGGTTATCGCAAACTGGGCAAAACTTTTGCCATTAAAAGTACGCTGGCTATTGGCGGCTTATCGCTCTGCCTGGCGCTGGTACACTTCCCCGATGTAACGCATGACAAGCTGTTAACAGCCGTGTTCGGCGGTATTTTTCTGGGGACAGGTATAGGTCTGGCTATTCGTGGTGGTGCTGTGCTGGATGGTACCGAGATTGCCGCTCTGCTGGTTAGCAAACGCTCGCAGTTACTAAAAGTAAGCGACGTGATCTTGTCGCTCAATGTGGTCATTTTTGGTGTAGCAGCTTTTGTGTTGGGGATTGAACAGGCCTTATACTCCATCCTCACCTACCTTTCGGCCTCAAAAATGATTGATTACATTCTGAATGGTATTGAGCAATACACCGGCCTCACTATTGTTTCTATCCATAGCGAAGTGATCCGTCAAACCATTACCGAAACACTGGGACGCGGTGTTACGATCTACGAAGGCAAAAACGGCTATGGCAAAGACGGTGCAATTAATGACCCGCGCGATATCATCTTCACGGTTGCCACCCGGTTGGAAATCCCATCCATCAAAAAAGAAGTATTGGCTATTGACCCAAAAGCTTTCATTGTTCAGCAAAGTATTGATGATACAACAGGCGGACTATTGAAAAGAAAAGGGTTGCACTAA
- a CDS encoding alpha/beta hydrolase, producing the protein MKKSLLLLAMLAATVAFGQEKPIPLYPNGIPNSKPAPATYKESIVNGGASKVTDPELTPYLPEKGKANGTAVIVCPGGGYVHLSMVKEGADIAKRFNSIGVTAFVLKYRLPSDSIMKDKTIGPLQDAQRAIQMVRERAAQWGIDPAKVGIIGFSAGGHLASTAATHFDKVVIDNKNNTSVRPDFALLIYPVITFGDLAHRGSQVALTGKDASPELINLYSNEKQVTANTPPCFLVQAEDDHTVPVQNSLMFYDALLKNHVKAEMHIYQAGGHGFGLNNKTTKDDWFERCANFLAQNGF; encoded by the coding sequence ATGAAAAAATCATTACTGCTATTAGCCATGCTGGCAGCTACTGTGGCCTTTGGCCAGGAAAAACCCATACCGCTTTATCCCAACGGTATCCCAAACTCAAAACCTGCACCTGCTACTTATAAAGAAAGCATTGTTAACGGCGGCGCCAGCAAGGTGACCGATCCGGAACTGACACCTTACCTGCCCGAGAAAGGCAAAGCCAACGGTACGGCCGTAATTGTTTGTCCGGGTGGTGGCTACGTGCACCTGTCTATGGTTAAAGAAGGCGCCGATATTGCCAAGCGCTTTAACTCTATTGGTGTTACTGCTTTCGTATTGAAATACCGCCTGCCGAGTGATTCTATCATGAAAGATAAAACCATCGGTCCGCTGCAGGATGCCCAACGCGCCATCCAGATGGTACGCGAGCGCGCAGCACAATGGGGCATTGACCCGGCAAAAGTGGGTATTATTGGCTTCTCGGCCGGTGGTCACCTGGCTTCTACCGCAGCTACTCACTTTGATAAAGTGGTAATTGACAATAAAAACAACACCAGCGTACGTCCAGATTTTGCGCTGCTTATCTATCCTGTAATTACCTTTGGCGATTTGGCTCACCGCGGCTCGCAAGTAGCGCTGACCGGTAAAGACGCTAGTCCGGAATTGATTAACCTGTACAGCAACGAGAAACAAGTGACCGCCAACACGCCTCCATGCTTTTTGGTACAGGCGGAGGACGACCACACGGTACCCGTACAAAACAGCCTGATGTTTTATGATGCGCTATTGAAAAATCACGTAAAAGCCGAGATGCATATTTATCAGGCTGGCGGCCATGGTTTTGGATTGAACAACAAAACCACTAAAGACGATTGGTTTGAACGTTGCGCGAACTTTTTAGCACAGAACGGGTTTTAA